In the Rubrivivax gelatinosus IL144 genome, GAAGAGCCCCATGAACCGACTCGCCGCCATCCTGCCTGCCAGCAACGTGCTGGTGAACGTCGAAGCGACGAGCAAGAAGCGCGTCTTCGAACAGGCCGGGCTGCTGTTCGAAAACCAGCACGCGATTGCACGTGGTCTCGTCACCGACAACCTGTTCGCGCGCGAACGCCTGGGCTCCACCGGCCTGGGCCACGCCGTGGCGATTCCGCACGGCCGCATCAAGGGCCTGAAGAATCCGCTGGCGGCGGTGCTGCGCGTGCAGCAGCCGATCCCGTTCGACGCCCCGGACGACGAGCCGGTCTCGCTGCTGATCTTCCTGCTCGTGCCCGAGGCGGCGACGCAGCGGCACCTGGAGATCCTCTCCGAGATCGCCGAGATGCTGTCCGACCGCGAACTGCGCGAGAAGCTCAAGACCGAGGCCGACGCGGCCGCGGTGCACAAGCTGATCCACGACTGGGAACCGCTGAAGTCCGTCGCATGACGGCGCGCGTGCGATGAAGCCGACATCGATCAGCGCCGAAGCGCTGTTCGAGGCGCATCGCGCGGCGCTGCGCTGGGAGTGGATCGCCGGCCACGCGCACCCGGAGCGTCGTTTCGACGACAGCGCGGTGCGCGACGCGCGCTCGGCGGCCGACCTCGTCGGCTACCTGAACTACATCCATCCGTACCGGGTGCAGATCGTCGGCCGGCGCGAGATCGCCTATCTCGTCGCCAGCGCGCCCGAGGACCAGGAGCGGCGCATCGCGCGCATCGTCACGCTCGAGCCGCCGGTGCTGATCGTCGCCGACGAGCAGGTGCCGCCGGACCGGCTGGTGGCGATGTGCGACCGCGCCGAGATCCCGCTGTTCATCACGCGCGAGTCCGCCGGCCACGTCATCGACGTCGTGCGCGCCTACCTCGCGCACCTGTTCGCCGAACGCACGACGCGCCACGGCGTGTTCATGGACATCCTCGGCCTGGGCGTGCTGCTGACCGGCGAGTCGGGTCTGGGCAAGAGCGAACTCGGGCTGGAGCTGATCTCGCGCGGCCACGGCCTCGTCGCCGACGACGCCGTCGACCTGTACCGCACCTCGCAGACCGCGCTCGAAGGCCGCTGCCCCGAGCTGCTGATGAACCTGCTCGAGGTGCGCGGCATCGGCCTGCTGGACATCAAGGCCATCTTCGGCGAGACCGCGGTGCGGCGGAAGATGCGCCTGCGCCTCATCGTGCACCTGGTGCGCAAGGAGACGATGGAGCGCGAATTCGAGCGCCTGCCCTACGAGCCGCTGTACGAGGAGATCCTCGGCATCCCGGTGCGCAAGGTGGTGATCGCGGTCGACGCCGGGCGCAACCTCGCGGTGCTGGTCGAGGCCGCGGTGCGCAACACGGTGCTGCAGCTGCGCGGCATCGACACCTATCAGGAGTTCATCGAGCGCCACCAGCGCGCGATGGAACGCGGCCAGAACTGAGAACGCGCGCCGGCCGCGCGCGCCCTCTACTTGCCGTGGCGGTGCTTGCAGTCCGGGCGCGTGCAGCGCGCGTACAGCGCCAGCGCGTGGTCCTGCAGCTCGAAGCCGCGCTGCGCGGCGATGGCGCGCTGGCGGACCTCGATCTCCGGGTCGTAGAACTCCTCGACGCGGCCGCAGTCCATGCAGACCAGGTGGTCGTGGTGCTGGCCTTCGTTGAGCTCGAAGACCGACTTGCCCGACTCGAAGTTGCTGCGCGACAGCAGCCCCGCCTGCTCGAACTGCATCAGCACGCGGTAGACGGTGGCCAGGCCGAT is a window encoding:
- a CDS encoding PTS sugar transporter subunit IIA — translated: MNRLAAILPASNVLVNVEATSKKRVFEQAGLLFENQHAIARGLVTDNLFARERLGSTGLGHAVAIPHGRIKGLKNPLAAVLRVQQPIPFDAPDDEPVSLLIFLLVPEAATQRHLEILSEIAEMLSDRELREKLKTEADAAAVHKLIHDWEPLKSVA
- the hprK gene encoding HPr(Ser) kinase/phosphatase — encoded protein: MKPTSISAEALFEAHRAALRWEWIAGHAHPERRFDDSAVRDARSAADLVGYLNYIHPYRVQIVGRREIAYLVASAPEDQERRIARIVTLEPPVLIVADEQVPPDRLVAMCDRAEIPLFITRESAGHVIDVVRAYLAHLFAERTTRHGVFMDILGLGVLLTGESGLGKSELGLELISRGHGLVADDAVDLYRTSQTALEGRCPELLMNLLEVRGIGLLDIKAIFGETAVRRKMRLRLIVHLVRKETMEREFERLPYEPLYEEILGIPVRKVVIAVDAGRNLAVLVEAAVRNTVLQLRGIDTYQEFIERHQRAMERGQN
- the fur gene encoding ferric iron uptake transcriptional regulator, whose translation is MSNAEELKSSGLKATLPRIKILEVFQSAERRHMTAEDVFKALLAEGADIGLATVYRVLMQFEQAGLLSRSNFESGKSVFELNEGQHHDHLVCMDCGRVEEFYDPEIEVRQRAIAAQRGFELQDHALALYARCTRPDCKHRHGK